One segment of Paenibacillus sp. FSL R7-0337 DNA contains the following:
- the yidC gene encoding membrane protein insertase YidC, translating to MNKMNLYPKWAKPILVLAMGLITAILLSGCSAASQASPILADSPGIFNHFFIYPFSYLIQFFGDAFQGNYGLSIVLMTLIIRLAILPLMMKQTKKQIAMKAKMAVLQPELTELKERYKNNVSADAAKQQQAEMMQLYQKHQFNPLSMGCLPMLLQWPITLAFYYAIRRTPEIAAHDFLWFNLGTADMILPLIAAAVYYVQFRVSQSAAVQNQQSPGNQMAWMGWLSPVMMGLFSFQVPAALPLYWVVGGIFIIVQTAILNKMYAKPDLAGKNLSAGVEE from the coding sequence ATGAACAAGATGAACCTGTATCCAAAATGGGCCAAGCCCATTCTCGTCCTAGCAATGGGACTTATTACGGCCATATTGCTTAGCGGCTGCTCAGCAGCCTCCCAGGCCAGCCCGATTCTGGCGGATTCACCGGGGATATTCAACCACTTCTTTATTTATCCGTTCTCGTACTTAATCCAATTCTTTGGAGATGCATTCCAAGGAAACTACGGCTTATCGATTGTGCTGATGACTCTCATCATCAGGCTTGCGATCCTGCCGCTAATGATGAAGCAGACGAAGAAGCAAATAGCCATGAAAGCCAAGATGGCCGTCCTCCAGCCGGAGTTAACGGAGCTGAAGGAACGGTATAAGAACAACGTCAGCGCCGATGCCGCAAAACAGCAGCAGGCCGAAATGATGCAGCTCTACCAGAAGCATCAGTTCAACCCGTTAAGTATGGGGTGCTTGCCGATGCTGCTCCAATGGCCGATCACCCTGGCATTTTATTACGCCATCCGCCGTACCCCCGAGATTGCCGCACACGATTTCCTGTGGTTCAACCTGGGGACCGCAGATATGATTCTGCCGCTTATTGCCGCTGCGGTCTATTACGTGCAGTTCCGTGTATCGCAATCTGCAGCTGTACAGAATCAGCAGAGCCCGGGCAACCAAATGGCTTGGATGGGATGGTTGTCACCGGTCATGATGGGACTGTTCTCGTTTCAGGTACCCGCAGCCTTGCCGTTATATTGGGTGGTTGGCGGGATATTCATTATCGTGCAGACAGCCATTCTGAATAAAATGTACGCGAAGCCGGACTTAGCAGGTAAGAATCTATCTGCCGGTGTAGAAGAATAA
- a CDS encoding DEAD/DEAH box helicase, which yields MSDNPFYRLAPFIKEFIYKNRWDTLREAQVDACRVLFDTPHHLLIASGTASGKTEAAFFPALTELYERPSASVGILYIAPLKALINDQFTRLNDLLREGNIPVWHWHGDVPQADKTKLMQNPSGVLQITPESLEGLLMNRPNAIPALFHDLRFIVIDEVHAFMGADRGIQVLSQLARISRMAGCHPRRVGLSATLSDYASVTEWLAAGTRESVEVSAPQGGRKLRLSVEHFSFPDARNEEEAEHLERARQAYYGFIYDHTHVKKALIFTNSRSDAEEAILEMRRIAAKRGERDVFHVHHGSISAMLREETEATLREGAGPAVAAATLTLELGIDLGELERVLQLGAPYSCASFVQRLGRSGRRGDAASEMIFVTPEEEDEEAQLPARMPWTLLRAIAVIELYVREKWVEPLVVRQLPVGLLYHQTMSILKSMGEAEPEDLKEAVLSLPSFRSIDPADYDDFMEYMLGMGHIEQMDEGSLLIGMAGEKIVNNFRFYAVFKDDEEHVVYNGTEEIGSITTVPPPGYCFTLAGKLWKVEEVDNRHKAVYVKGSRGKVDTLWLGAGGDVHTRIMTKIREVLGSTALYPYLAPSAAARLERARRLAKESGLLTRSVLPAGGDSMFILPWAGSRQFRTLERLLKNNLKEPLGLRSVVPMEPYYMVVAGKVDAEKLEDEIIAETAAATDALTLLKPDEAPYLGKYDEFIPHDLLRKAFSLDGLDVPGLVHVIKQWRQPPA from the coding sequence ATGAGTGATAACCCGTTCTACCGGCTGGCCCCGTTCATCAAGGAATTCATCTACAAGAACCGCTGGGATACGCTGCGCGAGGCACAGGTCGATGCCTGCCGGGTGCTGTTTGACACGCCGCATCATCTGCTGATCGCTTCAGGGACGGCCTCAGGCAAGACTGAAGCGGCCTTCTTCCCGGCGCTCACGGAGCTGTACGAGCGTCCGTCTGCCTCTGTAGGCATCCTGTATATCGCGCCGCTGAAGGCGCTGATTAACGACCAGTTCACGCGGCTGAACGATCTGCTGCGTGAAGGGAACATTCCGGTCTGGCATTGGCATGGCGATGTGCCGCAGGCGGACAAGACCAAGCTGATGCAGAACCCTTCGGGGGTACTGCAGATTACCCCGGAATCCCTTGAGGGTCTGCTGATGAACCGCCCGAATGCGATACCGGCCCTGTTCCATGATCTGCGCTTCATCGTCATCGATGAAGTACATGCCTTTATGGGTGCGGACCGCGGCATTCAGGTGCTGAGCCAGCTGGCGCGGATCTCGCGGATGGCGGGCTGTCATCCGCGGCGGGTCGGCCTCTCTGCGACCTTAAGCGACTACGCCTCCGTTACGGAGTGGCTGGCGGCAGGCACGCGCGAGAGCGTGGAGGTCAGCGCGCCGCAGGGTGGACGCAAGCTGCGGCTGAGCGTGGAGCATTTCTCGTTCCCGGATGCGCGGAATGAGGAGGAGGCTGAGCACCTGGAGCGGGCGCGACAGGCGTATTACGGGTTCATCTACGATCACACGCATGTTAAGAAAGCGTTGATCTTCACGAACAGCCGCAGCGATGCCGAAGAGGCCATCCTGGAGATGCGGCGCATTGCCGCTAAGCGCGGCGAGCGGGATGTCTTCCATGTGCATCATGGAAGCATCTCCGCTATGCTGCGCGAGGAGACCGAGGCCACGCTCCGTGAGGGCGCGGGGCCGGCAGTAGCTGCAGCGACGCTGACGCTGGAGCTGGGGATTGATCTGGGCGAGCTGGAGCGGGTACTCCAGCTCGGCGCGCCTTATAGCTGCGCGAGCTTCGTGCAGCGGCTGGGCCGCTCGGGCAGGCGCGGGGACGCCGCCTCCGAGATGATCTTCGTCACGCCCGAGGAGGAGGACGAGGAGGCGCAGCTCCCGGCGCGCATGCCGTGGACGCTGCTGCGGGCCATTGCCGTAATCGAGCTGTACGTGCGCGAGAAATGGGTGGAGCCGCTGGTCGTACGCCAGCTGCCGGTCGGTCTTCTGTATCATCAGACGATGAGCATTCTGAAGAGCATGGGTGAAGCAGAGCCGGAGGACCTGAAGGAGGCTGTACTTAGCCTGCCGTCCTTCCGCAGCATCGATCCCGCGGATTATGATGACTTCATGGAGTACATGCTGGGCATGGGCCATATCGAGCAGATGGATGAGGGCAGCCTGCTGATCGGAATGGCAGGCGAGAAGATCGTCAACAACTTCCGCTTCTATGCGGTATTCAAAGACGATGAAGAGCATGTTGTCTATAACGGGACGGAAGAGATTGGATCCATTACCACCGTGCCTCCTCCGGGCTACTGCTTCACACTGGCAGGCAAGCTGTGGAAGGTTGAAGAGGTGGACAATCGTCACAAGGCCGTCTATGTCAAAGGCTCACGCGGCAAAGTGGACACCTTATGGCTCGGTGCAGGCGGAGATGTCCATACCCGGATCATGACGAAGATCCGGGAAGTATTAGGATCTACGGCCCTATACCCTTACCTTGCGCCAAGCGCGGCCGCCAGACTGGAACGGGCGCGGAGGCTTGCCAAGGAGAGCGGCTTGCTGACGCGTTCAGTTCTGCCTGCGGGAGGAGACTCCATGTTCATCCTTCCGTGGGCTGGCAGCCGCCAGTTCCGTACGCTGGAGCGCCTGCTCAAGAACAATCTGAAGGAGCCACTGGGGTTGCGTTCAGTCGTGCCGATGGAACCATATTATATGGTGGTCGCCGGTAAAGTGGATGCAGAGAAGCTGGAGGATGAGATCATCGCCGAGACCGCTGCGGCTACGGATGCACTCACGCTCCTGAAGCCGGATGAAGCCCCTTACCTCGGCAAATACGATGAGTTCATCCCGCATGACCTGCTGCGCAAAGCTTTTTCGCTCGATGGCCTTGATGTGCCGGGTCTGGTCCATGTCATCAAACAGTGGCGGCAGCCTCCGGCATAA
- a CDS encoding ATP-binding protein has translation MNPLKIPKRMTTALVNSLTAGVVPRIGLEHIAVGRRPEVEAILRDMENIADGGAAFKLITGKFGSGKSFLLQIIRNYAMDRDFVVADADLSPERRLVGTKGQGLATYRELMSHLSTRTRPDGGALEIMLQKWIMTLQQAVMQEKGYGPDSPELGDEVEQRIYSVASEMRGLVHGFDFAKVLASYWNGHKLADDGLKQDSLRWLRGEFPTRTEARKALGVGVIIDDDNWYDYMKLWAEFTGAIGYKGLLLFIDEGVNLYKITNSISRQSNYEKLLTMFNDTMQGKAERLGIFVGGTPQFVEDHRRGLFSYEALRSRLVAGRYAGNGLNNYTGPIIALDMLSHEEILILLQKLRDIHALHYGYEARLTQEQLVHFMEEAVNRLGADELLTAREVVRDFMDLLHTLHQHPELSFEKLVGERTSRPAETEQNELDGFLAEFDL, from the coding sequence ATGAACCCACTCAAAATACCGAAGCGGATGACCACCGCGCTCGTCAATTCGCTGACAGCGGGAGTTGTACCGCGGATCGGGCTTGAACATATCGCCGTCGGCCGCCGTCCGGAGGTGGAGGCGATTCTCCGCGATATGGAGAATATCGCTGATGGCGGAGCCGCCTTCAAGCTAATTACAGGCAAGTTCGGCAGCGGCAAAAGCTTCCTGCTCCAGATCATCCGCAACTATGCGATGGACCGTGACTTCGTGGTTGCTGATGCTGACCTGTCACCGGAGCGGCGGCTGGTCGGCACGAAGGGCCAAGGGCTCGCCACCTACCGCGAGCTGATGAGCCATCTCTCGACCCGGACCCGCCCGGATGGAGGGGCACTGGAGATTATGCTGCAGAAGTGGATCATGACGCTGCAGCAGGCGGTGATGCAGGAGAAGGGCTACGGCCCTGATTCGCCGGAGCTGGGCGATGAGGTTGAGCAGCGTATCTATTCGGTAGCTTCCGAGATGCGAGGGCTGGTGCATGGCTTCGACTTCGCCAAGGTGCTGGCTTCCTACTGGAACGGACATAAGTTGGCTGATGACGGACTGAAGCAGGATTCCCTGCGCTGGCTGCGGGGAGAGTTCCCAACCCGAACGGAAGCGCGGAAGGCGCTCGGCGTTGGTGTCATTATCGATGATGACAACTGGTATGACTATATGAAGCTGTGGGCGGAATTCACCGGAGCCATCGGCTATAAGGGCTTGCTGCTGTTCATCGATGAAGGGGTGAACCTCTACAAGATTACCAACAGCATCTCGCGGCAGAGCAATTACGAGAAGCTGCTGACCATGTTCAATGATACGATGCAAGGCAAGGCAGAGCGGCTGGGCATCTTCGTTGGCGGTACGCCGCAGTTCGTGGAGGACCACCGGCGCGGACTGTTCAGCTATGAGGCCTTGCGTTCCCGGCTGGTGGCCGGACGGTACGCAGGCAACGGTCTGAACAATTACACAGGGCCGATTATCGCGCTAGACATGCTCTCCCACGAAGAGATTCTGATTCTGCTCCAGAAGCTGCGGGATATCCACGCGCTGCACTACGGATATGAAGCAAGACTGACGCAGGAGCAGCTGGTGCATTTCATGGAAGAGGCGGTCAACCGGCTGGGAGCTGATGAACTGCTCACCGCACGCGAGGTGGTGCGTGATTTCATGGATCTGCTGCATACCCTGCACCAGCATCCGGAGCTTTCATTCGAGAAGCTGGTCGGAGAGCGGACTTCGCGGCCCGCTGAGACAGAGCAGAATGAGCTGGACGGCTTCCTGGCGGAGTTCGACCTATGA
- a CDS encoding TerB N-terminal domain-containing protein — MAKDRQGLHFSELVWESTEQNVAIPPRGTVDEGSRKPKSEPVKKKTSGSGYDTVQLQLWDMEESVEPVTTTESEFVQRARELVEHKEPAALFVPFKSYWPTYGHMTGAQSRWYFFWRDEVRQGRYPKTDLSYIFLHIYELINGVGWDEPQEGYRQLNLLWEAYRDSYKRLDQYLGGWIADFSFVHKLDIPLSEIVARSRGLAGDLAELELVRCLSTAPEQLSIEVLSVMSDYDISKSKFYTGEGKIAADRYIPQVVALIDAYVARKHDSNLITMFPPAPPVVRERYLFRSAVYDISLYGYSVLVPVIRVSKSPPLRSLITRLFRLTENKLRALMGYRGRLKDIRVDADMDDLVTRFLEREFRKAEQEEKGPAVVIDQQKLEQLASDSEVVRSLLTVEDTGERGQEDDAEWIIESEGALGGAGLAGAGSDADVHESTGSADVTSDAEVLGRAESAGEKSVANTDARVAPAVSANAESISDSSARAEEQVVAMIGGERIERGHEELPAGQKLTASPPPYSDSEADRWILFASELTPLQRQAVLALAEEDGSVKVQRLAAGAGTMAELLYDEINELAMDSLGDLIIDGEELTEECLSMLDYIKR; from the coding sequence ATGGCTAAAGACAGGCAGGGCCTGCATTTCTCGGAGCTGGTCTGGGAGAGTACGGAGCAGAATGTGGCGATTCCGCCGCGCGGTACTGTAGATGAAGGCAGCCGGAAGCCTAAGTCAGAGCCGGTTAAGAAGAAGACGTCCGGTTCCGGTTACGATACAGTCCAGCTCCAGCTCTGGGATATGGAAGAGAGTGTGGAGCCGGTAACCACTACAGAGAGTGAGTTCGTCCAGCGTGCACGTGAGCTTGTAGAGCATAAGGAGCCTGCGGCGCTGTTCGTCCCGTTCAAAAGCTATTGGCCCACCTACGGGCATATGACCGGCGCGCAGAGCAGATGGTATTTTTTCTGGCGGGATGAAGTCCGGCAGGGGAGATACCCGAAGACCGATCTCTCTTATATCTTCCTGCATATCTATGAGCTGATTAACGGCGTGGGCTGGGATGAGCCTCAGGAAGGCTACCGTCAGCTCAATCTGTTGTGGGAGGCCTACCGCGATAGTTACAAACGTCTGGATCAGTACCTTGGCGGGTGGATTGCGGATTTCTCTTTTGTCCATAAGCTGGATATTCCGCTCTCGGAGATCGTGGCCCGTTCGCGCGGGCTGGCCGGGGATCTGGCGGAGCTTGAGCTGGTCCGTTGCCTGTCTACTGCCCCGGAGCAGCTTAGCATCGAGGTCCTGAGTGTGATGTCAGACTATGATATCAGCAAGTCGAAATTCTACACCGGCGAGGGTAAAATCGCTGCGGATCGTTACATTCCCCAGGTTGTAGCCTTAATCGATGCCTATGTCGCGCGGAAGCACGACTCTAATCTGATCACGATGTTCCCGCCCGCCCCGCCTGTTGTCCGTGAACGTTATTTGTTCCGCAGTGCGGTATACGATATCTCCCTGTATGGCTATTCTGTTCTTGTGCCTGTCATCCGGGTGAGCAAGTCCCCGCCGCTGCGCAGCCTGATTACCCGACTGTTCCGGCTGACCGAGAATAAGCTGCGGGCGCTGATGGGCTACCGGGGAAGACTGAAGGATATACGGGTCGATGCCGATATGGATGATCTCGTCACCCGGTTCCTGGAGCGTGAATTCCGCAAGGCGGAGCAGGAAGAGAAGGGACCGGCGGTGGTTATTGACCAGCAGAAGCTGGAGCAGCTGGCAAGCGACTCCGAGGTGGTGCGTTCCTTGCTTACGGTGGAAGACACCGGGGAACGGGGGCAGGAAGATGACGCAGAATGGATAATTGAGTCTGAAGGAGCACTTGGAGGAGCCGGATTGGCCGGTGCCGGAAGTGATGCGGATGTACATGAAAGCACCGGATCAGCAGATGTAACAAGTGATGCGGAAGTACTGGGAAGAGCTGAATCAGCGGGCGAGAAAAGTGTTGCGAACACGGATGCAAGAGTTGCACCAGCTGTATCAGCAAATGCGGAAAGTATTTCCGATAGCTCTGCAAGAGCTGAAGAGCAGGTGGTCGCGATGATTGGTGGTGAGCGAATAGAGCGGGGTCATGAAGAGCTTCCAGCTGGTCAGAAGCTTACCGCTTCCCCACCGCCTTACTCTGATAGCGAAGCAGACCGCTGGATACTGTTCGCTTCAGAGCTGACTCCGCTGCAACGGCAGGCCGTGCTGGCTCTGGCGGAGGAGGACGGTTCTGTGAAGGTGCAGCGGCTGGCTGCGGGAGCAGGGACGATGGCAGAACTGCTCTACGATGAGATTAATGAGCTGGCAATGGACAGTCTGGGAGACCTCATCATTGACGGGGAAGAGCTGACCGAAGAATGTCTATCCATGCTGGACTATATAAAGAGGTGA
- a CDS encoding response regulator, which translates to MSRSILLVDDDPHILKALTRHVGWEKLGLTLAGTAVNGHEALELFRRLSPDLVMTDVYMPGMGGLELTEALRELAPELPVIILSGYEEFENARQAMRWGVSHFLLKPARVDEIEAVLCAVLLDLDAGEQKKRLEERYQQEIGRTLPFLRERLLMELLTTRYSAEECSEERLGYLQITRPQRLAAASIQLNRPSPLHKLKEREWQLLRFGAGNICRETLQHKLAGHLSVQGHVLDYSDDLLVVLVLDREAGEPIPVLKEVVQETMDKIRNYIQLQAYAGIGSVKSAIHELIDSYLESREALASAEFQETSPIYAYEPCASSNPWTLEDYSRLLQEWNEVLLCRDSSKIWETWEIIFGRLRQDDQNNIQDIQTVCVGLFTTLMYYWNACCPGRTPPMSMSEFLQAVTGYYTWRSLTEWMGQMIPAFLTAAFTEMNVKKNRLVESVKSYVEAHYTQEISFMGLAQELHVHPKYLSQLFKRISGENFVSYLNQYRVDRAIEFLQSGQHMVYEISEMVGFNNPAYFSQVFKMITGRSPSDYLKG; encoded by the coding sequence ATGAGCCGCTCTATCCTGCTGGTGGATGACGACCCGCATATTCTGAAAGCCCTTACGAGACATGTGGGCTGGGAGAAGCTGGGCCTTACCCTGGCTGGAACAGCGGTCAACGGCCATGAAGCGCTGGAGCTGTTCCGCAGGCTCTCCCCCGATCTGGTGATGACCGATGTCTATATGCCGGGCATGGGCGGGCTGGAGCTTACAGAGGCGCTGAGGGAGCTGGCACCGGAGCTGCCGGTTATTATACTGAGCGGCTACGAGGAATTCGAGAATGCCCGGCAGGCGATGCGCTGGGGCGTCAGCCATTTCCTGCTGAAGCCGGCCCGGGTAGACGAGATCGAAGCTGTGCTCTGCGCTGTGCTGCTGGATCTGGATGCCGGCGAGCAGAAGAAGCGGCTGGAGGAGCGTTATCAGCAGGAAATCGGCCGCACGCTTCCTTTTCTGCGGGAACGCCTGCTTATGGAGCTGCTGACCACCCGCTACAGTGCGGAGGAATGCTCCGAGGAACGGCTCGGATATCTGCAGATTACCCGTCCGCAGCGGCTGGCGGCGGCCAGCATCCAGCTTAACCGGCCTTCGCCGCTGCATAAGCTGAAGGAGCGCGAATGGCAGCTGCTGCGCTTCGGAGCCGGTAATATCTGCCGGGAGACGCTGCAGCACAAGCTTGCAGGTCATCTCTCTGTGCAGGGGCATGTGCTGGACTACTCCGACGATCTGCTGGTGGTACTGGTGCTGGACCGTGAGGCTGGAGAGCCGATCCCCGTTCTGAAGGAAGTGGTTCAGGAGACGATGGATAAGATCCGGAATTACATTCAGCTTCAGGCCTATGCCGGCATTGGTTCGGTCAAGTCTGCCATCCATGAACTGATCGATTCGTATCTGGAGAGCAGAGAGGCGCTTGCTTCCGCAGAGTTTCAGGAGACCAGTCCCATCTACGCCTATGAGCCGTGTGCAAGCAGCAACCCGTGGACGCTGGAGGACTATTCCCGGCTGCTCCAAGAGTGGAATGAAGTGCTGCTGTGCCGGGATTCCTCAAAAATATGGGAGACCTGGGAGATCATCTTCGGCAGACTCCGGCAGGATGACCAGAATAACATTCAGGATATACAGACGGTGTGTGTCGGTCTGTTCACTACGCTGATGTATTACTGGAATGCCTGCTGCCCAGGCCGCACTCCCCCTATGAGCATGTCCGAATTCCTGCAGGCGGTGACGGGCTACTATACCTGGAGAAGCTTGACGGAGTGGATGGGCCAGATGATCCCGGCTTTCCTGACCGCAGCTTTTACCGAGATGAACGTCAAGAAGAACCGGCTGGTAGAGAGCGTCAAAAGCTATGTGGAAGCCCACTATACCCAGGAGATCAGCTTCATGGGCCTCGCGCAGGAGCTGCATGTGCATCCGAAATATCTAAGCCAGCTGTTCAAACGGATCAGCGGTGAGAATTTCGTCAGCTACCTGAACCAGTACCGGGTGGACCGGGCCATTGAATTCCTGCAATCCGGCCAGCATATGGTGTATGAGATCAGTGAGATGGTCGGCTTCAACAACCCTGCCTATTTCAGCCAGGTGTTCAAGATGATTACCGGGCGCAGCCCGAGTGATTATTTGAAGGGGTGA
- a CDS encoding sensor histidine kinase has protein sequence MQKRMLGTWLLRIRRSKLSTLMAASIITFNLIFLGFIVLLAYRTFSDVTFSEISTTRLALLNESTKRGFDFMTNVSGTAYSIAANKSVIEGLENTPASKYQMISRRREITEILQHSLVLNEGVSSIEIYSDLFSGVPQSSTDLVFPVSSIKNESWYPQLKQADSLWVPLEGSGGEDEPYLIGHIQHLFGNEGKTIGYLYIRLSADDILKQFKDIPAVLDGQIHLVDTSGNLLLLVNKENGSAGKAVLEADWLYQHTYEGNEGYELLKKDGQSYLVLFSRPSTISWRLVQVIPTRELLQEVRKADRQVIGIGLLCLLLSALLAYFFIRNMIRPVRRLIQEMRKLERGDFRASMSESLTEEYTQMSYGFNHMVNRLQELVQSEREASAAKREAQAGLLEAQIKPHFLYNTLDMIHWKAMDYDAQDISYMITQLGKMLRIGLSGGRMLIRLRDELEHARCYVSIQQERLPIAIEYTESIADPAVRSYFIPKVILQPLIENSIIHGSREPGSGPLQIHLEVREIKTPGSQPYLQITLLDNGRGLEEGWSMEQVSGIGTRNVMSRIQLYCGEPYGLYLANRPERGVAAMITLPVIETEEQLERLLRDQL, from the coding sequence ATGCAAAAAAGAATGCTCGGCACCTGGCTGCTGCGGATCAGGCGGAGCAAGCTCTCCACGCTGATGGCGGCCAGTATTATTACGTTCAATCTGATTTTTCTCGGATTCATTGTCCTGCTGGCGTACCGGACCTTCTCGGACGTAACCTTCAGCGAGATCAGCACGACCAGGCTTGCCCTGCTGAATGAGAGCACGAAGCGCGGCTTCGACTTCATGACCAATGTGTCGGGCACCGCCTACTCCATTGCAGCGAACAAGAGCGTGATTGAGGGGCTGGAGAACACGCCTGCCTCCAAGTATCAGATGATCTCCAGAAGGCGGGAGATTACGGAGATTCTCCAGCATTCGCTGGTGCTGAACGAAGGGGTAAGCTCGATTGAGATTTACAGCGATTTGTTCAGCGGGGTGCCGCAAAGCTCCACGGACCTTGTCTTTCCGGTCTCTTCGATTAAGAACGAGAGCTGGTATCCCCAGCTGAAGCAGGCGGATTCGCTCTGGGTTCCCCTGGAGGGCAGCGGCGGCGAAGATGAGCCTTATCTGATTGGCCATATTCAGCATCTGTTCGGAAATGAAGGCAAAACGATCGGCTACCTCTATATCCGACTGTCCGCAGACGATATCCTGAAGCAGTTCAAGGACATTCCTGCTGTGCTGGACGGCCAGATCCATCTGGTGGATACAAGCGGCAATCTCCTGCTGCTGGTGAACAAGGAGAATGGCTCTGCCGGTAAGGCTGTACTGGAGGCAGACTGGCTCTACCAGCATACGTATGAGGGCAATGAAGGCTATGAGCTGCTGAAAAAGGACGGGCAGTCCTATCTCGTCCTGTTCTCCAGACCGAGCACGATCTCCTGGCGGCTGGTCCAGGTCATCCCGACGCGTGAGCTGCTGCAGGAGGTTCGGAAGGCGGACAGGCAGGTAATCGGGATCGGCCTGCTCTGTCTGCTTCTGTCGGCGCTGCTGGCGTATTTCTTCATCCGCAATATGATCCGTCCGGTGCGCAGGCTGATTCAGGAGATGCGGAAGCTGGAGCGCGGAGATTTCCGGGCCAGTATGAGTGAGTCGCTGACGGAGGAATACACGCAGATGTCTTACGGCTTCAACCACATGGTGAACCGGCTGCAGGAGCTGGTGCAGAGTGAGCGGGAAGCGAGCGCCGCGAAGCGGGAGGCTCAGGCCGGACTGCTGGAGGCCCAGATCAAGCCGCATTTCCTGTACAACACACTGGATATGATTCACTGGAAGGCGATGGATTACGACGCCCAGGATATCAGCTACATGATCACCCAGCTGGGCAAAATGCTGCGCATCGGCCTGAGCGGCGGCAGAATGCTCATCCGTCTGCGTGACGAGCTGGAGCATGCGCGGTGTTATGTGAGCATCCAGCAGGAACGGCTGCCGATTGCCATCGAGTATACGGAGTCGATTGCGGACCCGGCGGTACGGAGTTATTTCATTCCGAAGGTTATTCTCCAGCCGCTGATTGAGAATTCTATTATTCATGGCAGCCGGGAGCCTGGCTCCGGCCCTTTGCAGATTCACTTGGAGGTGCGGGAGATCAAGACGCCGGGAAGCCAGCCTTACTTGCAAATCACACTGCTGGATAACGGCAGGGGCTTAGAGGAAGGCTGGTCGATGGAGCAGGTGAGCGGCATCGGCACCCGCAATGTGATGAGCCGGATTCAGCTGTATTGCGGGGAACCGTACGGACTATACTTGGCCAACCGGCCGGAGAGAGGGGTTGCGGCTATGATTACGCTGCCAGTCATTGAGACAGAGGAGCAGCTGGAGCGGCTGCTGCGCGATCAGCTATGA
- a CDS encoding carbohydrate ABC transporter permease, which yields MDTGSTSKSAVWLKHFIICLIAFVMLYPVLWLVGSSFKPANMIFSEIWFWPRQWNFHNYVSGWFGFQGSSFAKFLQNSALVSLGAVLGNVITCSMAAYAFARLNFRFKAVGFALMLMTIMLPLHVTLIPRYILFNSLGWVNTFAPLILPKWMATDGFFIFLTVQFIRGLPKELDEAATIDGCGPVQIFSRIIIPLALPALITTMIFTFMWTWDDFFSQLIFLSDIGKYTVPLGLRLFLDSSSQSDWGPMFAMSVLSLVPCFILFITLQKYFVEGIATSGLKG from the coding sequence ATGGATACAGGCAGCACATCGAAAAGTGCCGTTTGGCTCAAGCACTTTATCATCTGTCTGATCGCCTTTGTTATGCTGTACCCGGTGCTGTGGCTGGTGGGCAGCTCGTTCAAGCCGGCGAATATGATTTTCTCGGAAATCTGGTTCTGGCCCCGGCAATGGAATTTCCATAATTATGTCAGCGGCTGGTTCGGCTTTCAGGGCAGCTCCTTCGCCAAATTCCTGCAGAATTCGGCTCTGGTCTCTCTGGGGGCAGTGCTCGGCAATGTGATCACCTGCTCCATGGCGGCTTATGCGTTCGCGCGGCTGAATTTCCGGTTCAAGGCAGTGGGCTTCGCATTGATGCTGATGACGATTATGCTGCCGCTGCATGTGACCCTTATCCCGCGCTACATCTTGTTTAACAGCCTGGGCTGGGTGAACACCTTCGCGCCGCTGATTCTGCCCAAGTGGATGGCGACGGATGGCTTCTTTATCTTCCTGACGGTACAGTTCATTCGTGGCTTACCGAAGGAGCTGGACGAAGCGGCAACGATTGACGGCTGCGGGCCTGTTCAAATCTTCAGCCGGATTATTATTCCGCTGGCGTTGCCTGCGCTGATTACGACGATGATTTTCACCTTTATGTGGACCTGGGATGATTTCTTCAGCCAGCTCATCTTCCTTAGCGATATCGGGAAATACACAGTACCGCTCGGGCTGCGCCTGTTCCTGGACTCCAGCTCGCAGTCGGATTGGGGTCCGATGTTCGCCATGTCGGTATTGTCGCTGGTGCCGTGCTTCATTCTCTTCATCACACTGCAAAAGTATTTCGTGGAAGGAATTGCGACATCCGGCCTGAAAGGATAG